From one Lolium rigidum isolate FL_2022 chromosome 4, APGP_CSIRO_Lrig_0.1, whole genome shotgun sequence genomic stretch:
- the LOC124707993 gene encoding cation/H(+) antiporter 15-like, whose amino-acid sequence MDNVNCYVVPQTTGSGRNIFQGGSPLSSSLPLLGVQLVLIVAVTRVLYFFLRPLKQPRVVSEIVGGIILGPSFLCRNDEFRQLVFPPRGEPVLNTVATFGLMYVIFLIGVRMDPRLAVRSGKKGVVIGLSGFLLALALTTMGSKGDALAEEQDVSKRFTFLFALSASLSVTSFAVLSPILSELNLLNSDLGRIAMSASMTTDGIAWLIMVGYVLTEAYLVSPATSLWAFMSVAALVAFILLVVRPIALMVIERTPPGHPVDETYVFFFLLIVLLVGLYSDIIGTNSFHGALMLGLAIPDGPPLGTALGEKIEAMVSGLILPLYYAMTGLSTDVWEIHWGRLQMVMILAWIGKLAGVMASSVYLEIPFLDAVSLSLFMNSKGIVEIITFTFFVTNKLIGKHTFSALVCSSVLNTALSVPLAGLLYDPARRYAVYKRRTVQHLKADADLRILACVHDESHVQGTLALLEASHATPQTPIALYLLQLVEIAGRSAPVFIPHKLRRSASTVGPAPTSTDSDRIINAFFQYEQRQPEGAVSVQPFTTISPYSSMHDEVCRLAVDKRTSLILLHYHKRHMLAGGMRAAMGLRVVNRKVLEVAPCSVGVFVDRNAGNVQEELVGDMEKIVEVLRGLDKAGYDLVIVGMRHRWYPVMSANGLSDWSECPELGVIGDLLASSDFDTPYSVLIMKQQDQGGLNAAVPGAQDVWHGDDGGPAPPPERTMTTVGSSKFRQ is encoded by the exons ATGGACAATGTCAACTGCTACGTCGTCCCGCAGACCACGGGGAGCGGCCGGAACATCTTCCAGGGCGGCAGCCcgctgtcgtcgtcgctgcccctCCTGGGCGTGCAGCTCGTCCTCATCGTCGCTGTCACCCGCGTCCTCTACTTCTTCCTCAGGCCGCTCAAGCAGCCCCGCGTCGTCTCCGAGATCGTG GGTGGCATCATACTTGGCCCGTCGTTCCTGTGCCGCAACGACGAGTTCAGGCAGCTGGTGTTCCCGCCGAGGGGGGAGCCGGTGCTGAACACCGTGGCGACGTTCGGCCTCATGTACGTCATCTTCCTCATCGGCGTCCGGATGGATCCGAGGCTCGCCGTCCGGTCCGGCAAGAAGGGCGTGGTCATCGGCCTCTCGGGCTTCCTCCTCGCGCTTGCCCTGACGACGATGGGCTCGAAAGGCGACGCCCTTGCGGAGGAGCAGGACGTGTCGAAGCGTTTCACGTTCCTGTTCGCGCTCTCGGCCTCGCTCTCCGTCACGTCCTTCGCGGTGCTGTCCCCGATCCTGTCCGAGCTCAACCTCCTCAACTCCGACCTCGGCCGAATCGCCATGTCGGCGTCCATGACCACGGACGGCATCGCGTGGCTCATAATGGTGGGCTACGTCCTCACGGAGGCGTACCTTGTGTCGCCAGCCACGTCGCTCTGGGCCTTCATGTCCGTGGCGGCGCTCGTCGCGTTCATACTGCTAGTGGTGCGCCCGATAGCGCTCATGGTGATCGAGCGCACGCCGCCGGGCCACCCGGTGGACGAGACctacgtcttcttcttcctcctcattgtgcttctcgTCGGCCTGTACAGCGACATCATCGGCACCAACTCCTTCCACGGCGCGCTCATGCTGGGGCTGGCGATCCCCGATGGCCCGCCGCTCGGCACGGCGCTCGGCGAGAAGATCGAGGCCATGGTGTCAGGGCTGATACTGCCGCTCTACTACGCCATGACCGGGCTCAGCACCGACGTGTGGGAGATACATTGGGGCAGGTTGCAGATGGTCATGATCCTTGCGTGGATCGGAAAGCTGGCCGGCGTCATGGCGTCGTCGGTGTACCTTGAGATCCCGTTTCTGGACGCCGTCTCGCTCAGCCTCTTCATGAACTCCAAGGGCATCGTCGAGATCATCACCTTCACCTTCTTCGTGACCAACAAG CTGATTGGCAAGCACACTTTCAGCGCGCTGGTGTGCTCGTCGGTGCTGAACACGGCGCTGTCCGTGCCGTTGGCGGGGTTGCTCTACGACCCGGCGCGGCGCTACGCCGTGTACAAACGGCGCACGGTCCAGCACCTCAAGGCGGACGCCGACTTGCGGATTCTGGCGTGTGTCCACGACGAGTCCCACGTCCAGGGCACGCTCGCGCTACTGGAGGCGTCGCACGCCACGCCGCAGACGCCCATCGCCCTCTACCTCCTTCAGCTCGTGGAGATCGCCGGCCGCTCCGCGCCGGTGTTCATACCCCACAAGCTCCGCCGGAGCGCCTCCACAGTCGGCCCGGCACCGACGTCCACCGACTCTGACCGCATCATCAACGCCTTCTTCCAGTACGAACAGCGGCAGCCGGAGGGCGCCGTGTCCGTGCAACCCTTCACAACCATCTCCCCCTACTCCTCCATGCACGACGAGGTgtgccgcctcgccgtcgacaagCGAACCTCGCTCATCCTCCTCCACTACCACAAACGCCACATGCTCGCCGGCGGCATGCGCGCCGCCATGGGGCTCCGCGTCGTCAACCGCAAGGTGCTGGAGGTCGCGCCGTGCTCCGTCGGGGTATTCGTCGACCGCAACGCCGGCAAC GTCCAGGAGGAGCTCGTCGGCGACATGGAGAAGATCGTCGAGGTGCTGAGGGGCCTCGACAAGGCCGGCTACGACCTCGTCATCGTCGGAATGCGGCACAGGTGGTATCCGGTGATGTCCGCGAACGGGCTGTCGGACTGGAGCGAGTGCCCCGAGCTCGGAGTCATCGGCGACCTCCTCGCGTCGTCCGACTTCGACACGCCGTACTCGGTGCTCATCATGAAGCAGCAGGACCAGGGCGGGCTGAATGCCGCCGTGCCGGGTGCCCAGGACGTGTGGCACGGCGACGATGGTGGGCCGGCACCACCGCCAGAGCGAACAATGACGACCGTTGGATCTAGCAAGTTCCGGCAGTAG